aatgcttacatttaattatcaatttattattctttaatctatgatttaaaaaataattttagctaaaatGTCATGTAAAGTTTACTGTATACAGAtccagtttaaaaaatttaagctttttttcgCACCTAAATGTCACACATTTAATAAGTCCTTTGAGTTATACATAGAacgttttacaaaatatttttatatgaacACTTCAgaggaaaatattatcaaatgctcattaattaaaactttttaatgctaatttttatgcattacaaatatgaATTGATTAGATTAGAACCCTTTAGCTTACTTTTGAACAGTTTAAGAAACTTTTCGACGGTAAAAATCAcctgtcctgtccaaaaccccaACTCAGTAAAGCAAAAATTCCAAAATTACCTACttggaattggaaaaaaaaatgtcccactCTGTTGCATTTACGGAAAAGTATATAAGTGGAAAGTATTTCTgactaatgtattttaaattgctAACGTTTAAAAGTCTAGATGTCTATTTCTTTTAAATGACACGTGATGTTTCTTTCACCCTAGGCTTATTTTTTAGTGCAgagtaaaaaatatcaaatactaATTcggtttaataaatatttattattatttacaataCATTAACAAAACACATCATAAAAACGTTCGTAATCAATAAAATACacttttttattgagaaaataatttactcttttttttttgaaatttatttaaaataaagctCTGATTACACCGAAATGATCGAGGTAAACCTGAATTctaaatttcttttcaatatgCTTTGTACACAAACAAGCTCTGAATGTgctgaaatgaaaaaatatctttgtaacgattCAGTTTTTTATAACAACGGTTTAGCCTTTTTGACTTTTtactaaatttgatttaaaacgaTATTTATACACATTCTGAGATAGTAGTATTGCTAATATTAATGTGTGGATGATTTCCTTAATCTGATCTATAGTTTCGATTCTCAATTAACTACACACGTGCCTAAACTAATGTAAACACTGTTTTCAAATCAGTAACTTAGAGAAACAATTAAACAAAGTTACTTCTTTTGGAAGAATTATAGATTGACGAAATTCTTTTCATTGAACTCCTCCAATTAATCGCATCGCTAAATTGCTTTACAATAGCTCTGTCTTTTAGCATGAATTGCGATGACTGGTTTGTTCTCAATCTGTAGCGCGACTAGAGCAGCTAGTTTCTTTCGATGGGCACTTTAAGGGATTCCTCATAAAAAGAAATCAAGTGGGTTGAGGTCTGGATATTCGTCAGCGTTGCTTTGAACAATCCACCATTCCTTTAATCATCTTTTTGATATCTCAATAGTAATTAGATGAGGTTCTGTAAGTTAAATCGCAAagctattattttttgtaaagtaagAGCTTTATTTCGGTCtgatttgaaataattaatagaaaaaaataatagtctTAGCATCATGTACTTAAAAAAAGAGTTTAACAAATAGCTATATTAGTGAGAGAAAAACTGAGCAGTGTTTCAGCTACTGCACTGACTCAGCATGATCGTCCTGCATTGCCATTTTGGATACAAAATTGTTTTTGCCCACCAGAAGCATTAGAAGGTAATTCCACGGAGGGcatctctctctccctctctcgcTTCAGTTTTCCAATCTGTTTTTACCGACGCTCTAGTTCATTAGCGTCCCTTGTCAGCTTGAGTATCAGATGCATGTACAACAGCAACATTTTTGGGGGTAGCTTTCAAAATACACTTTATTTTGGAAACCGTAGACATAGAACTCGCCATCTTTGTTTTTCCACCGGTATCGAATTCGTGTCAACGGAACAGCTCGAAGTTGATGCCTCTAAAATATTACGAGAAAAATTAGGAACATCATGTACTTAAATTATTTGAAGGTACAGAGTTTTCGGAAAACCcgtaacacattttaaaaacttactgaAACGTAACAAACTGTCGTATGAACATACGGTTTGCACAAGAATAACCGCAAAGTCATCAATATTCGGAATTGTGCTAACCAGAAAATAATACGTGTgtgcagaattttttaaatggCGTTAAAgcaagaaaagtatttttgagtgtgtgtgagtatgtgtgtgttaAGCAATAAATCAATACCTTTGTTctgaggaataacaggaaatatccaacgttgtttagcacaaataaacacagtacagaatacacgtgtttcggggtttccaggagcgcctttttcaattcaaaggtgtgagcttctaaatgtaaagatttactctagaagctcacacctttaaattgaaaagggggttcctggaatccccgaaacacgtgtattctgtactGTTTATTAGTGCTAAACAACGTTTTATATTTCCAGTTATATGTGTGTTTGTTTCATGTCCTGGTAGAGTACAGCATGGTCATGGTAATGTCCTGGGCCGGTATCGCTGCGTCTATTCCGAGTGCTTGAtgaatcgttcaagaaagtcagatgtaagcttaatttttggtaatgtgtcacttttcaagcaatttctctgtaagcatacagaaaattctggtgtaaccttacgcagaaatgagtgagacgttacgctacagttacattaccatggtgtaaccttccacaagcaatGTAACCACACACAAATTAGTTTACTTAAGTTACTCCAGATTAGTGGatgcagctaagctgccacctaTCTTACGGGGTAAGGCTACACAAATTGTTTTAcagtgttttaaaaatatcgtAGTCGTTCATGAAGAATGAAAAAGTAAACGATTACATTATTACCTGTTTCCTTATCATTTCATTTGGAAAAGCTCTTCCATGTTTCGCTAGCAGATTGCTAGATGCCATATTTACCGACATATCTTGCGCATCGACAATTGGAAACACCTACAAAAACAAGagaaaattgaagtaaaagacTGTGTTCTGGCAAATATACTTATCTCTTTTGatttataaatgatgttttttaatCGATTTCTCtattgtttattgaatttttgacaAAGAACTTTTCGGGAAAAAATCTCTCCACGATTTTACTCTCACAATTGAAAACTGTACATTATCGAAAATTATTTTATGCAGTTTGAATGCTATGTCTTCTTAAGTtccttataaaaattcaaaaggtTTAAGTTATTTACTCCGCAATAACTTAAGAACCTAAGTTTCTGTTCATTTCCGACACCCGaagtaattttagtacaaaacaGGCcagctgaaaaaatatttcactgaaataATGCAGACTAACATAATCCGCCAAACTGATATGAAGTTTAATGagccttctgaagacatgttgtTGCGCCGATACTTATTGAGATGCAAAGGAACCAGTCAGTGTAGCCTTCTTGTggacaaaataattttctgaaaatacatatctgttgtaatgaaattttgtctataattCTTGGATACTAGTTTAGTAATTGAATACGTCGGCCGAACGGTAACCAACAGAGGCAGTCTAGGTCACctaagagggcgccaaccttaacTCCCTAAGGGTGCACTATCAGATTatagggcacaaaaaaaaaacccacactttcgagggcgaaaaaaaaaggaaaaaaaaacgaaagcgcAGTTTTAAGGCTGCAAAAGAGAggaaaaaacgaaggcgcacaagTAACCATAATacccttcctccccccccccccaaaaaaaaagcttttcaacaAAATGTTAAGGCTGTTAGAAACATTTGTAGACAAGATGAAGCTCCATAACCAGCCAATCGATAAACAAGCATTTAATTCAACGTTTTATAAATAGGTCGATGACGTAATCAGCTGCAAGTACATGTTGCCAAACATAGCTTGCAGCTGATTCAGAAGCTGAAGAAAGACTTTCAGCAATTTGCGAATCATAGAAAAGGAACTGTCAAGTCAAATCACAGTagcaattgaaaaaattattggacAGCGAAACAGAAACAGATGGTAAAAATGACATTTCcttcaaaataatacaaattgGCAAAATCGTATGTCGATAGCATAATGGCTGATAAGAACAGAAAAAATGTAAGATAATATCAATAGAATAATTGAAAATCGACCAGTTTTGTGAGTAATATGATCACTCAGATATATTAGAGGGAGGGGTGAAAGTTCTAACGTTTTtttcaaacagatttttttttttaacttttcatttttattcaatgttttaattattcTCGTATCAACATCCTTTTTTCCATCTGGTGCAAATTTTAATTCctggatttcaaaataaacaggTTTTGGAGCaaatacttgaaaaatattttattttaaatattgaccACATTTTCCGCATAGGAATTGGAATAAAGTGAAATCAGGTGGTGCCATGATTGTGAGCAGACGTGGTGTGATTCTGAAACATGATTATGCATTCTACCCTGTTCAAGACGAACCTTAGAATAAACTAATGGATTACACTGGGTGGCTTCACCCATCCCACTCACCTGACACTGCAGCGCATCTAATTTCACTTTATTCCTATCGATATATGtccaaaaaaacatgaaaattaggcTGATATCCATAATGGCACTTTCAGATATTTTGCTCCAAAACCATGTAGTTATTGATcgaggaataaaaatttgtgcACTAATTGGTGGTGATGGGGGTAATTACATCACTCattaaaagtgaaacatttttcaaatgtacACTCATGTCCAGAAATAAAGGATAATTCAGAACCACACTGAAATTgaactctaaaataaaaatttcacctgTAGAATTATCACACACATCTTGAAGAAGAACATGCAAATTACAGGAAACCACCAAATGGCGTGTATGGTACGACACGATGACGAGAGTGTAAGAGAAGGCTATATAAGGAATGGTGGCAAAGAAGTAAAATTGTTCACAAGCGCTTTAAAAACCTTTCAGTGCAATAACCGCATAGTTATGGCACAAAGGAAgcatttggataattttttacGTGGTAGAATTATCGGGCGACTGGAATGTGGACGTACCCAGCTGGAAGTGTCCGAGGAACTTGGAATCGCCCAGAGTGTCATCTCCAGGCTTTGGCAACGATTCCAAGACGATGGTAATGTGAGTAAACGGTACAGCACAGGTCGCCCCCGAGTTACAACGCTGAATGAGGACCGGTATTTGGCAGTTACTGCCAAAAGAAACAGGCGGAGCACAGCATCAGACCTGTCACGTCAGCTCTCTTCAGCTACCGGTACGACAGTTTAAAGGCAGACCGTGTACAGAAGCATTGAGCACATTGATCTATATGCTCGTAGGCCAGTCAGATGTGATCCACTTAGCGCAACTCACTGTCGCCTGCGATCAGCCTGGGTTAGAAAGCATGCATTGTGGATACCGCAACAGTGATCTTGTGTGATGTTTTCCGACGAGTCTAGGTTTAGTTTTTAGTCTGATTCTTGCCGGACTTTCATATGCCGAGCGCCAGGTATAGTACCCTTTACCACCAAGAGAAGACCATTGAACGGCACCGTTATGGTGGCGCAAGATGGCTCGTTTGGGGAGGAATTATTCTTGGTTCCAGAACTGAACTGCATGTTCAGAGTGTAACGATGACCGGCCTCATCTATCGGGATGTCATTTTCTGGAACACCATGTACGTTTTTTCGGGATGCCATGGGTGCTGAATTTCTGTTTATGGATAACAACGCCCTTCCTCACCGTGCAAACATTGTAAACGAATACCTTCAATCGGAGGATATCACCCATATTGATTGGCCAGCATACTCACCGGAATTGAATCCAATAGAGCATGTGTGGGACATGTTTGGCCGACGGATTGCAGCCCGTCAACCCCCTCCCACATGTCTACCGGAACTTCGGATAGCATTTCTTGATGAGTGGTGTAATATTCCCCGAGATCACATTGATAATTTGATACTCAGCATGCCTAGGCGTTGCACGGCCTGTATTGCATCGTAAGGGAGACATATTCCGTATTAACCATCATACCAACCATGTTATACTGCTTTTTGTAAAtaggttcttttttaaaatttgctccagGGAGTGAAAACcacaatttttattaattatgtcaaacatataGTATCTTTTTTGCTCTTtacattttgtttaataaatacaCTTTACTAATAGGTCGAATTTGTTTTGCTTATGTCTCTTTCTTTGCCTGAACTTCATTTCATGTAACTATTCCCGTTTTTCTTTTGTCTTCATCATTGTTAATATGTTCTGTATTTAACTGCCCGTTTTATTTTTATGGGcttcctaagttttttttttttttctttctttctttttctttttgattttttcccctttcctctcccccccccccatttttttgtttttaaagatacGCGGATTAAAAATCACACAGAATCACATTCTTAACACCTTGTTTTATCAACACTTGCTATACTTATTATATGAGggaaaaatagtttctgaattatGCTAAAATGTATTGcacaaaaaatacagaaaaagaatGCCGACAATTTTTGCATTATGTACTTGACATACGTACCCTTGTGTTTTCATCCCTACAAAGCTGCCTTCCTCCAGCTTCTAGTATCAACTCTTTGGGTAAACTGGAAGTTTCAGTGACAAAATGGTCTATGTGGTTTTTCCTAAGAGAGAAGCAAAAAATTAGCTCttaatattaaagtaaaataataaaatatttattaagccCCTACAATAAATATTGACATTAAATATGTTGAAAGCTGAAAACTGACATAAAATGAATCATGGTGACAATAAAAGTCGACTGATCTTTAAAGTTTTGGACGTTTAATAtatacctaaaataaaattttcaaagaaagaagagaaaaagaaagcttttaatcTAATCTTTGAAAAACGTTTGCAGTTTCAACCAGTTATGATCAAATTCGTAAACATCCATGAACAATAGTTGTATTGATGAATATAGCCTCCATTCAGGCTGAAATATGTAGTTTATAAAGCTACATAATTGGTACATACAAATGCATCGGCAACTATCACATAGTCATAAGAAGACGATATAGTATGCTCGTTATAAGTTTGAGCTCGACTGCACATAAAATAtagtgttttaaataaataaatccaaagTATGGTGGCTTCCGACATTATCCGGTTAATATTAACATTCACGTACTAAAGACATCAGTAGACGACCGAATACAGTGGGCGccgtttaattgaatcagtggttaattgaatcaaccacttTATAGAATCGAATTgtcagaaacagaacaaaatccagttttattgaattagccgctaaATTGAACCAGCCGTTTCATGGAATCAAAACGGtctagaacaaacgtgattcaaatTTCCGGAGAATTACCGGTGAAATTCGACATTCTTCAATTTCGGTTCCTAAGTTCGGACGTTAAGTGTCAACGTGCAACATAGcactttattttccttttgtggAATTCAACTCTCAAAACCAACTTCATTCCCAGAAAAGGGTAGTGAAAGAGATCAATTTTTCATGCACGAGGTATAATTTGAAAAAGTATATactggggttgtttccgaaatttaaaaaaaaaaatctgaaagaacaagcttaaaaacataagatttgaccatttttttaaataatttggcaaagtttcatatttttatgaattattttaatcggtgcgcagattcaattttactttttacgcttctgtacatgacatcacaagtgatgaaatgccattagcgcagaacgcagtattttattcgcatcttttactcacgtgtactgacaacgatatggttgatagtaagcgtagagcgcaatatttaattcgcttctgaattatcataacctggaaacgcggtagacagcaagtgtcagcattcagtgcgccagtAGAGTacacgccaaagttcatcacttgtgacgccataaagaccacgccttgtttgaaaaatcgggcattaaaaaaaatcattaaaaatgaaacgttttgaaaataagattttccttactccattttatttatttatttgttaattctatcaacttcagtaattaaaagtagtacttttgactgatgaaaCAACCccatgttaaaaatttaatactCACCAGGTGACTATAAGCACTCTATAATGTTTTAGTTTGCCCCGTCTATCGCATGTGTCACATGTCTCTTGACCAGTGCCGTTGCAAGTCcagcaactaaaataaatttttggcaAATTAACTGAATGTGGCTAAAAATGCTCGATTTCAAGCAGGAATTTAtttatctgaaaatatttcaagaagACTTTATGGCAACAGCTAACAACCTGATTTGTGCTATAGGaatattactctttttttttcgttttttaatcataaatcaGGAAGAAAATGTGTTTGCCGCACATCTCTATCTATGATGGTTTGCAACTGTAAAAATCCAGAGTCCACGAATCCTGAAGAAAATTATCgacttcattttgaaattaaataatcgCTGTAACATCAAGGTTTAAGTAAGTTGTTTTGAGTCTGAATGTTCGTAAAACTCGGTTAATTTAGTCTGATATTACTTCTTCGTCAGCATTGtacaatatatatgtatacatatctCTGAATTCCGTGTTTATCAgcatcaatcatcagcaattgaAGGTGGCTGAAATCTTCAGAAAAGTGTGATTTTATGTTATAAAAAACATCTGACATTTCGTTTGAATCAGACGCAGGGATTCTCAAATTTTAACGATTCATGGTACTCATTCAAGAATTTAGATATAAATATCATGAACTCTTCGAGGTTCCCCTCGCCGCTCTCTGTTCCTCTTCTTGATCCCCCCGGAAGTGGCTGGCCCCTCTTTGGGAACGCCTGAGTTAGAGTTCCTGCACGAGTAGTTAACTCACCAAATATCAGAACAACATGGATCAtattagagttttaaaaaaaatgtaatagtgAATAAAAATAGAAAGGATTGAAAGAGAAACTGGTACATCTTCCTTACCGTTTTCTACCGGTTCCATCACATGAAGTACATCTTTCATTGTTGTCCCTGCCTCTGCCACCGCAATTCCAACACGTACTCTGTGAATATAAGCACAGTTTTAAATGTTTGACACATAATATGTGCAAATAGGATTTCAACTTAGTAATTAATATTTGTATCTCGTTTAGGATGTAATATTGCTAAAGCCTGCTTAATAAGTTTTCTTTATGACCTTTACAAACTTCTCTATACTGTAAAAAGAAAACTGCAGTACTACTAGAAATTAGGCTTCCATAATGGTTTCTAGTAATGACACAGctttttcttaaataaagttGTCAAGTTACTCAAGTAAAAACTGTATCCGTTACTAGAAATCTTTATGGAAGCCCAGTTTCCAAAACATTTTCTAGTAGCATCGCAATTCTGTTTTTACATTGTagactaaaatttttgaatttaaagtttGTTTCAACTAGTGTATTTGACTGCACTGAAAATACTCaagtttaagaatttttaatgcCATTGGAGAGGaacattttcttgaaattgaacaaaataatttgttttctgattatacatcaaaaagtatttttgctaCAGCTTAAAGAAAATATTAGATCATAACTCTATTATGTATAGTCAGACCGCGATATAAGTTTCCCCGCACATACGGAAACCTCGCATATTTAGTCATTTTTCTTTAGTTCTGGTACCTTGAGTAGGAGCTCTGTGTCATGAATTATCGAATATATGATCAAATCTTGAGTACGTAATAGCTAATAAGTCACTTTGTCTGACATTCTTTGGGTAATTTCAATATCACTTAGATTTAattccattaattttcaataGTGCACAGTCTTTTATcggtggaaaataatttttccaaccAGCGTTCTTCAAATTGTAGAGAATGAGCGTAAGGTGGATATATCAgcgagttgattttttttttctataaaatataaaacttggAAAATATACAACAATTAGAAAAATTACCGCAGTCCTGTATTCTGGATGAATTGGATTAAGACAAGTTGTAGATTAGTACTTTACTTGAGCATACTCACATACAAATTTATTCCGGATTAAAAACTAAGAACAATAATCTTATTTATTGATTTCATTTACTTTTGTAGGTTCAACTTGGTTAAATTGTGTAATAACTTGGTAGttttaaacatattaaattttaCGGAGAATTCCACTATTCATATTGTACATGCTTATGGTAAGAATCAGTTATAAGAACAGTTTCCGGAAGTCCTGAGGCTATATAACTACGTCCAACTGTACTTAAGTACCCCAGGTCAGTGGTACTTACCCCTCCCTGGCCGCTGCAAGAACTGCATCGCACTCTCCCGTTTCCTACGCAGGTGCCACAGGTTTTGACGTATGCGGTGTGAGGAATCTCCATTTGTACCTTTCCATCCTGGAAGGGAGTATTGGCTTGTACTTGAATACTCCAGGGATGAGGTGGTGGACCATTTTCTGGACCATCTATTGGTTGACCTGCattgaataaaattcaaaattgaccTATGGCAATAAATCTATAATGAGCGTAGTGATCTACCTTCAATAGAAGGCAAAGTATGCGTGGTTAAGAAGGAGGGGAAAGATAGTTGATGAAAAGAACGCCATAGTCTACAGTTTGGGCAAACTTAACGTGGCAGAGTCTTAATGCTGTGATTGTTACCAACGTAGtttcacaatgctaccagatTATTATTGCCCAACTATAGacgcagtggttctcaaccttagagcaggaataagtCAATGAAGAGAGCAAGTTCAATcgttggcttagcaaaagctgacccaaagacccccaaGCCACGTGACTCGACGacaacgaatggttgacacgttttgcatgaaGCAATCGAAAGAAGCCTGATTTCTTCCAAGTCTTTGCTTTAAAgtttatcacgtgacttggagcttcatgaatgaaagtctccACTCCCacaattttatctc
This window of the Uloborus diversus isolate 005 chromosome 4, Udiv.v.3.1, whole genome shotgun sequence genome carries:
- the LOC129220785 gene encoding protein SSUH2 homolog, with the protein product MMSAMDEMPPSYEEAKACAKYASAPCINEGYVPDDDVKDGIILPPTAPPIPEEEQRSPSVLNLPPITELDVREACLQYVSEHCCYGQKFARDAEYTEIKNKCTFHYKLETFGEKRESVQRFAPYKGQPIDGPENGPPPHPWSIQVQANTPFQDGKVQMEIPHTAYVKTCGTCVGNGRVRCSSCSGQGGSTCWNCGGRGRDNNERCTSCDGTGRKRCWTCNGTGQETCDTCDRRGKLKHYRVLIVTWKNHIDHFVTETSSLPKELILEAGGRQLCRDENTRVFPIVDAQDMSVNMASSNLLAKHGRAFPNEMIRKQRHQLRAVPLTRIRYRWKNKDGEFYVYGFQNKVYFESYPQKCCCCTCI